Proteins encoded together in one Candidatus Methylomirabilota bacterium window:
- a CDS encoding AI-2E family transporter — MNRLATVVAVIVGVTALYLARAVLVPIALAALLTFMVYPIVTGLTRLGLGRAISVGVVVTMLFLALGGVFWILTVEFTALSTQIPVYRDNLIAKIGEVRRLGSGGVLEKMQTAMTDVTRELEKETETRRVPGAAAPVVVRSEPTGRWQLPGYVEYLGSAGAVIVLVIFMLIEREDLRNRVIRLGGYNRLITTTRVLDEAAHRISRYLLMQTIINTSFGIGITGGLMLLGVPYALLWGFLAAVLRFIPYVGVWLAALVPIVFTL; from the coding sequence ATGAACAGGCTGGCCACGGTCGTCGCGGTGATCGTGGGCGTCACGGCGCTGTACCTCGCGCGCGCCGTACTGGTGCCGATCGCGCTGGCCGCGCTGCTCACCTTCATGGTCTACCCGATCGTCACCGGCTTGACCCGTCTCGGGCTGGGCCGCGCGATCTCGGTGGGCGTCGTGGTGACGATGCTCTTCCTGGCCCTGGGCGGCGTCTTCTGGATCCTCACGGTGGAGTTCACGGCCCTCTCGACGCAGATCCCGGTCTATCGCGACAATCTCATCGCCAAGATCGGCGAGGTCAGGCGGCTCGGCAGCGGCGGCGTGCTCGAGAAGATGCAGACCGCGATGACCGACGTGACCCGGGAGCTGGAGAAGGAGACGGAGACGCGGCGCGTGCCGGGGGCGGCGGCGCCGGTCGTCGTCCGCTCCGAGCCCACCGGCCGGTGGCAGCTGCCGGGCTATGTCGAGTACCTGGGCTCCGCCGGCGCGGTCATCGTGCTCGTGATCTTCATGCTGATCGAGCGCGAGGACCTCAGGAACCGGGTCATCCGGCTCGGCGGATACAACCGGCTGATCACGACCACTCGTGTGCTGGACGAGGCCGCGCATCGCATCAGCCGGTACCTGCTGATGCAGACCATCATCAACACCAGCTTCGGCATCGGCATCACCGGCGGCCTCATGCTGCTGGGCGTGCCCTACGCGCTGCTCTGGGGCTTCCTGGCCGCGGTGCTGCGCTTCATCCCCTACGTCGGCGTGTGGCTGGCCGCGCTGGTCCCGATCGTGTTCACGCTG
- a CDS encoding ABC transporter substrate-binding protein, whose amino-acid sequence MSDEINIEFTRFSAFYSPLIATMAGGFLKEEGLTPKHSIAPAGKSAIEGVVAGTVHVCQSAPSQGFGPLEKGQTPPAVHFAQINEMDGFFLTGRAADPSFTWDKLRGTRVLVDHGGQPLAMFKYACHKRGLDWGAIRAVNVPSDRMDTAFRQGEGDYIHQQGPAPQQLEHDRVGHVVASVGQAIGPLAFSSLAATRTWLQTDMARAFMRAYRKARQWLLATPAAKVAEAEASFFPDIDRSVLAATIGYYQKLGCWTPHVEITRPAFEAALDVFQHSGLITRRHRYEDVIAVPPAG is encoded by the coding sequence ATGAGCGATGAGATCAATATCGAGTTCACCCGCTTCTCCGCCTTCTATTCCCCGCTGATCGCCACGATGGCCGGCGGGTTCCTCAAGGAGGAGGGGCTGACGCCGAAGCACTCGATCGCCCCGGCCGGCAAGTCCGCGATCGAAGGGGTGGTGGCGGGGACGGTCCACGTCTGCCAGTCGGCGCCCTCGCAGGGCTTCGGTCCGCTCGAGAAGGGCCAGACGCCGCCCGCGGTGCACTTCGCCCAGATCAACGAGATGGACGGGTTCTTTCTGACCGGCCGCGCGGCCGATCCCTCTTTCACGTGGGACAAGCTGCGCGGCACGCGGGTGCTGGTGGACCACGGCGGCCAGCCGCTCGCCATGTTCAAGTACGCCTGCCACAAGCGCGGCCTGGACTGGGGAGCGATCCGGGCAGTGAACGTGCCGAGCGATCGCATGGACACGGCCTTCCGGCAGGGCGAGGGCGACTACATCCACCAGCAGGGCCCCGCCCCGCAGCAGCTCGAGCACGACCGCGTCGGTCACGTGGTGGCCTCGGTGGGCCAGGCGATCGGTCCGCTGGCCTTCTCGAGCCTGGCTGCGACGCGCACGTGGCTCCAGACGGACATGGCGCGCGCCTTCATGCGCGCCTATCGCAAGGCGCGCCAGTGGCTGCTGGCCACGCCGGCCGCGAAGGTGGCGGAGGCCGAGGCCTCGTTCTTCCCCGACATCGACCGGTCGGTGCTGGCCGCCACCATCGGCTACTACCAGAAGCTGGGCTGCTGGACCCCGCACGTGGAGATCACCCGGCCCGCGTTCGAGGCCGCGCTCGACGTCTTCCAGCACTCGGGCCTGATCACCCGGCGCCACCGTTACGAGGACGTGATCGCGGTCCCGCCCGCCGGCTAG
- a CDS encoding DUF3500 domain-containing protein: protein MLSRRRLLHGLAASAAAAAVPRHGHAQSPPALSEVPEAARAAMAAAALAFLGALSADARKRAVFAVSDKERLNWHYVPRRREGVAFKDMPAPARSAAHELMKVSLSAAGYGKAVSIIRLEEVLRRLETIGLLRDQENYAFTVFGNPGPSAPWGWRVEGHHLSLNFLLAPGKPVAMTPAFLGANPAQVPSGPQKGARALAAEEDLARALVGSLGEAQRSRAIIATQSLGDIVSGPGRGESLTRPAGLPLADMSAEQRAQALRLVEEYARNMRAELAEQELSRMRQADPTQIHFAWAGGTEPGKAHYYRLHGPTLLIELDNTQNDANHIHSVWHDPQGDFGLDALKAHYDRGHHDGGHRHA, encoded by the coding sequence GTGCTCTCGCGCCGGCGCCTGCTCCACGGCCTGGCCGCGAGCGCGGCGGCCGCAGCCGTCCCGCGCCACGGTCATGCCCAGTCGCCGCCCGCCCTCTCCGAGGTCCCCGAGGCGGCGCGGGCGGCCATGGCGGCGGCCGCGCTCGCCTTCCTGGGCGCCCTCTCCGCCGACGCGCGCAAGCGCGCGGTGTTCGCGGTCTCCGACAAGGAGCGCCTCAACTGGCACTACGTGCCGCGCCGGCGCGAGGGCGTCGCCTTCAAGGACATGCCGGCGCCGGCGCGCAGCGCCGCCCACGAGCTGATGAAGGTGAGCCTGAGCGCGGCGGGCTACGGCAAGGCGGTCAGCATCATCCGGCTGGAGGAGGTGCTGCGCCGGCTCGAGACCATCGGCCTCCTGCGCGATCAGGAGAACTACGCGTTCACCGTCTTCGGCAACCCGGGACCGTCGGCGCCGTGGGGCTGGCGTGTCGAGGGCCATCACCTCTCGCTCAACTTCCTGCTCGCGCCGGGCAAGCCGGTGGCGATGACGCCCGCGTTCCTCGGGGCCAATCCGGCCCAGGTGCCGTCGGGCCCGCAGAAGGGCGCCCGCGCGCTCGCCGCCGAGGAGGATCTGGCTCGCGCCCTCGTGGGCAGCCTCGGCGAGGCGCAGCGCTCCCGCGCCATCATCGCGACCCAGTCGCTCGGCGACATCGTGAGCGGGCCGGGCCGCGGCGAGAGCCTGACCCGGCCGGCGGGCCTGCCGCTTGCCGACATGAGCGCGGAGCAGCGCGCGCAGGCCCTGCGGCTCGTCGAGGAGTACGCGCGCAACATGCGCGCCGAGCTGGCCGAGCAGGAGCTGTCCCGCATGCGGCAGGCGGACCCGACGCAGATCCACTTCGCGTGGGCCGGCGGCACCGAGCCCGGCAAGGCGCACTACTATCGGCTGCACGGGCCGACGCTGCTCATCGAGCTGGACAACACCCAGAACGACGCCAACCACATCCACTCGGTCTGGCACGATCCGCAGGGCGACTTCGGCCTCGACGCGCTCAAGGCCCACTACGACCGTGGACATCACGACGGCGGCCATCGCCACGCCTGA